In the genome of Chrysoperla carnea chromosome 5, inChrCarn1.1, whole genome shotgun sequence, the window AAGAAATGCGGCAGGTTTTTTGAGATACCACccgttttcaaaattaaacattagcaaaagaaaaaaaatgggctacaattatgttttatttttttttttagttagttcatatattttttttttttgtataattaagaATATATATGATTGGAAAAGTaactaaaagaattttttgatattactaCATTTGGTATAATTTACTAGAACTGCcggattttcttttaaaaaaaatttattaaatattggaCCATAAGTTTCtccaataagttttttttttttttatatattattattatgattaattttgaggataaaaaatacttttcaagtaattactttttattttttcctgttTTCTGATTGTACTACGGCCTTTTTTAACGgtgtataatttagaaaaattccagagaagcaaaaaatttttttttctttttcaatttatgaTGAATGTTGATTGTTGTAGTtgcatttatttgaattatgtcACAGTTACTGTGGCACAatccaagaaattttttttttgccacatCACCACTGCGCGAGTACACAAATTACAGtacattgtttattttttttattttttaaacacaagATGCAAGTTATGACACATCCTGATCTTCGACGTCTTGCAGTGTTTCTTTTTGTTCAGTTTCACCTGCAACttctataaaaaagaaaaggaaattaaaaaaaaaatataactgccTTGATaacttttactatttaaaattgtgcAGGCTTTTCGTAAAGTTTGGATACCGACTGGATGCCACAAAAACCGAATGACAAAACTACTGTAGACAAAAATCTTGTATTCAATTTCTGCCGAAACTATTCgattttcaaaagaaatgttTCTAATAATTTCAGAGTTCAGAGGGGTGTTTCGATACTTCCTGAAAATCATATACAATAATAGAAGATACTGATATTTATAGAAATCATAAGTGGACAAATGTGTGCCGTGCATGCATAAACCATAAGTTCCGTTGTTTACGCTAAGTAACAAGcgggagggggggggggtagttTCTTTTGTCAGAATTATAATATATGAGTagtttgaatgaataaaaattctttgtCAGGAGCTCCATcgtataattgtaataaaataataagacatAAGAGAGGTACCGCAAATTGGTCCCTATCACCAAGACCAAGGCGTCCTCTGTGCCTTCCTTGAGAACAACCTGTCGACCGAAAGCGAGACGTATTTGGGTACCTCCATCGTATAGTATTATCGCTAAATGAATCTTAAAAAATGCAATGaatagtttcaaataaaacaggttTAATTAGCTATTGTACAAGTAATAAAAACTGagtttgaatttatttacaaagCATTTAATCAATTAACTATAATTCGTTTTATTTCTAATGTTTAATGTTTGAATTTTAAGCATTTACATTTTGAAGTTAGTCATATCACCTTTCATAAACGTACCAACCAtggttaaacaaaaatttttgaaataatttgtatacttttattAGAATTCcttcaaagaaaaaagaaaattcatgttTTCATCGAGGCATGATTTATCTGAAATTGCACATAAGCaacaaagtatttaaataacGTAGGTAATCAACATTTGAATTCGATAGCTATTGCTCTTGTCATTTCCTATCCAGACAATATCATATTTTCGAAGTGTTTCTTTTCTGAGTTTTGATATTTTAGGATAATTCTAAAAACACGAAAGTTTAATTCATTTGATGACCGgataaacaattattacaatTGTTTCGATTCTTCAAATACTTAACTATTTCtctaatcgttaaataaattcgattttattatatgtttgattaataattttaattaaaacaatacaccAAATTCCGTTTTCAATTATTCTTGAAAtctttcttattaatttttgatttgcataaaattaaaaataaatgtatatttaccATCTCCTTGCATATCAGACGTCCAAAGAGTAAGATTGTCCCTCAACAATTGCATAATAAGTGTGCTGTCCTTGTAACTCTCTTCAGATAGAGTGTCTAATTCTGCAATGGCATCATCAAATGCAGCCTTAGCTAGACGACAGGCGCGATCTGGTGAgttcaatatttcataatagAATACAGAAAAGTTTAATGCCAAACCCAACCGAATTGGATGTGTGGGTGGCAACTCTGTCATGGCGATGTCACTAGCTGATTTATATGCCACCAATGAATGTTCAGCAGCCTCTTTACGATCATTACCGGTTGCAAACTCGGCTAAATAACGATGATAATCAccctaaatataaataaatattataaatatttttattttttatttcaattttaatccaatGTAATGTCAATCAAATTGGATTTTACTTTTGTGAAAAGTATtggtaaatcaaataaaaactaagTCGGGTGATTGATATTACAGGGAACTTTCAACGTCTTTATTATTAGAACCCTAATTTTGATTACTTACTTTCATCTTGTAATAGAATACTTTAGATTCACCAGTTGAAGCACAAGGAATTAAATGTTTATCCAATACACCGAGAATGTCACTACAAATATCACGTAATTCCTTTTCTACCTGTGACCGATACTGTCGAat includes:
- the LOC123301798 gene encoding 14-3-3 protein epsilon isoform X3, with protein sequence MSEREDNVYKAKLAEQAERYDEMVDAMKKVASLDVELTVEERNLLSVAYKNVIGARRASWRIISSIEQKEENKGAEEKLEMIRQYRSQVEKELRDICSDILGVLDKHLIPCASTGESKVFYYKMKGDYHRYLAEFATGNDRKEAAEHSLVAYKSASDIAMTELPPTHPIRLGLALNFSVFYYEILNSPDRACRLAKAAFDDAIAELDTLSEESYKDSTLIMQLLRDNLTLWTSDMQGDGETEQKETLQDVEDQDVS
- the LOC123301798 gene encoding 14-3-3 protein epsilon isoform X2: MSEREDNVYKAKLAEQAERYDEMVDAMKKVASLDVELTVEERNLLSVAYKNVIGARRASWRIISSIEQKEENKGAEEKLEMIRQYRSQVEKELRDICSDILGVLDKHLIPCASTGESKVFYYKMKGDYHRYLAEFATGNDRKEAAEHSLVAYKSASDIAMTELPPTHPIRLGLALNFSVFYYEILNSPDRACRLAKAAFDDAIAELDTLSEESYKDSTLIMQLLRDNLTLWTSDMQGDVAGETEQKETLQDVEDQDVS
- the LOC123301798 gene encoding 14-3-3 protein epsilon isoform X1, which gives rise to MSEREDNVYKAKLAEQAERYDEMVDAMKKVASLDVELTVEERNLLSVAYKNVIGARRASWRIISSIEQKEENKGAEEKLEMIRQYRSQVEKELRDICSDILGVLDKHLIPCASTGESKVFYYKMKGDYHRYLAEFATGNDRKEAAEHSLVAYKSASDIAMTELPPTHPIRLGLALNFSVFYYEILNSPDRACRLAKAAFDDAIAELDTLSEESYKDSTLIMQLLRDNLTLWTSDMQGDEVAGETEQKETLQDVEDQDVS